In one window of Massilibacterium senegalense DNA:
- a CDS encoding DUF6526 family protein → MKEQSYENHTRYHPLQHFIWLPLSAITVVSALIYTFLSIKNGAFTLSVFLILALVAMSFIAGALVRINSLVLQNRIIRTEEQFRYYVLTNEPINPRLSTEQLIALRFASDEEFPALAKKAAETGMSPDEIKKAIQTWRPDHHRV, encoded by the coding sequence ATGAAAGAACAATCGTATGAAAACCATACACGGTATCATCCGTTGCAACATTTTATTTGGTTGCCGCTAAGCGCCATTACAGTCGTTTCGGCACTCATTTATACGTTTCTGTCGATTAAAAATGGAGCGTTTACTTTATCTGTCTTTCTTATTTTGGCATTAGTCGCAATGAGTTTTATTGCAGGTGCGTTAGTACGTATCAATTCACTCGTTTTGCAAAACCGTATCATCCGTACGGAAGAACAATTTCGTTATTATGTATTAACAAACGAACCAATCAATCCGCGATTATCAACGGAACAACTAATTGCCCTTCGTTTTGCATCCGATGAAGAATTTCCAGCCCTTGCGAAAAAAGCAGCTGAAACTGGCATGAGCCCAGATGAAATAAAAAAAGCCATTCAAACGTGGCGTCCCGATCATCATCGGGTGTAA
- a CDS encoding DUF4352 domain-containing protein — protein sequence MKRKVLYIVLFMTLLISFFCYRYDKVNKDVPSTFAIEYSSIGDIVELDDLQLKVTSTKVEEVSKEQYSSKIPRINFIVEADITNISNDTVMAASMIESSIGIGYNKTQTRDGEIDFDTLENLQPNKTTHVKLIYPIDKDAYEKGKGSIYLYLPTELYDKQVLEQFKIGKRYGKAVKL from the coding sequence ATGAAGAGAAAGGTTTTATATATCGTACTTTTCATGACTTTATTGATTTCCTTTTTTTGCTATCGGTATGATAAAGTGAATAAAGATGTTCCATCTACATTTGCGATTGAATATAGTTCAATTGGGGATATAGTGGAACTAGATGATTTACAATTAAAGGTAACGTCAACGAAAGTGGAAGAGGTATCGAAGGAGCAATATAGTTCAAAGATACCAAGAATTAATTTCATTGTGGAGGCGGATATTACAAATATAAGTAACGACACTGTAATGGCAGCAAGCATGATAGAGTCGAGTATTGGAATTGGTTATAACAAAACCCAGACTCGAGATGGTGAGATTGACTTCGATACTTTAGAAAATTTACAGCCAAATAAAACAACGCATGTGAAATTAATATATCCAATAGATAAGGATGCATATGAGAAAGGGAAAGGATCTATCTATTTATATCTCCCAACAGAATTATATGACAAACAAGTATTGGAACAGTTCAAAATAGGTAAAAGATATGGGAAAGCTGTTAAACTGTAA
- the atpF gene encoding F0F1 ATP synthase subunit B: MKVVSINLGDIIAQLVAFIILAVLLKKYAWGPLVEVMKKREEHIANEIDTAEQQRKEAEQFLTSQRAELDKARDEAKAIIEGAKKLGEQQGADLIAEARAEAGRLKEQAKDEIRQEKEQALAAVREQVASLSVLIASKVIEKELDEASQQQLISDYLKQVGEGK, translated from the coding sequence GTGAAAGTAGTGTCAATTAATCTAGGTGACATTATTGCACAGTTAGTTGCGTTTATTATCCTTGCAGTACTTCTTAAAAAGTATGCATGGGGTCCATTAGTAGAAGTAATGAAAAAACGTGAAGAACATATTGCAAATGAAATTGATACAGCAGAGCAACAACGTAAAGAAGCTGAACAATTTTTAACTTCTCAACGTGCGGAATTAGACAAAGCACGTGACGAAGCAAAAGCAATTATTGAAGGTGCGAAAAAACTTGGAGAACAACAAGGTGCTGACCTTATCGCAGAAGCTCGCGCAGAAGCAGGCCGTTTAAAAGAGCAAGCGAAAGACGAAATCCGTCAAGAAAAAGAACAAGCACTTGCAGCTGTTCGCGAACAAGTGGCTTCACTTTCTGTATTAATTGCATCGAAAGTAATTGAAAAAGAACTCGACGAAGCAAGCCAACAACAATTAATTTCTGACTACTTGAAACAGGTAGGAGAAGGCAAATGA
- the glyA gene encoding serine hydroxymethyltransferase: MEHLQKQDKEVFDAIQLELGRQRDKIELIASENVVSEAVMEAQGSVLTNKYAEGYPGRRYYGGCEYVDIVEDLARNRAKEIFGAEYVNVQPHSGAQANMAVYFTILEHGDTVLGMNLSHGGHLTHGSPVNFSGVQYNFIEYGVDKETHRIDYEDVRQKAIEHKPKLIVAGASAYPRIIDFKRFREIADEVGAYLMVDMAHIAGLVATGLHPNPVEYADFVTTTTHKTLRGPRGGMILCKEEFGKKIDKSIFPGIQGGPLMHVIAAKAVAFGEALQPSFKEYGEKVIKNAKAMAETLKEEGISIVSGGTDNHLVLLDVSSLGLTGKVAEEALDAVGITTNKNTIPYDKESPFITSGIRIGTAASTTRGFGEEEVKEVASIMALTLKNIGNEEKMEEARQRVAALTKKFPMYPNM, from the coding sequence ATGGAACATTTACAAAAACAAGACAAAGAAGTTTTTGATGCGATTCAATTAGAATTAGGTAGACAACGTGACAAAATTGAACTAATTGCTTCAGAAAACGTCGTATCAGAAGCGGTGATGGAAGCACAAGGTTCAGTGTTAACGAATAAATATGCAGAAGGTTATCCAGGGCGTCGTTACTATGGTGGTTGCGAATACGTCGATATCGTAGAAGACTTAGCGCGCAATCGTGCAAAAGAAATTTTCGGTGCAGAGTATGTAAACGTACAACCACACTCTGGTGCACAAGCAAACATGGCTGTTTACTTCACTATTTTAGAACATGGCGATACAGTACTTGGGATGAACCTTTCACACGGTGGACATTTAACACACGGTAGTCCTGTAAACTTCAGTGGTGTGCAATATAACTTTATCGAATATGGTGTGGATAAAGAAACACATCGTATCGATTATGAAGATGTACGTCAAAAAGCAATCGAACATAAACCAAAATTAATCGTAGCAGGTGCGAGTGCGTATCCACGTATAATCGACTTCAAACGTTTCCGTGAAATTGCGGACGAAGTAGGTGCATACTTAATGGTAGATATGGCGCACATCGCAGGTCTTGTTGCGACGGGGTTACATCCAAACCCTGTCGAATATGCTGATTTCGTTACAACAACTACACATAAAACATTACGTGGCCCTCGTGGTGGAATGATTTTATGTAAAGAAGAATTCGGCAAAAAAATCGATAAATCCATTTTCCCTGGTATTCAAGGTGGTCCATTAATGCACGTGATTGCAGCAAAAGCGGTTGCCTTTGGAGAAGCATTACAACCATCTTTTAAAGAATATGGCGAAAAAGTGATTAAAAATGCAAAAGCAATGGCAGAAACATTAAAAGAAGAAGGTATTTCGATCGTATCTGGAGGTACAGATAACCATCTTGTTCTTCTTGACGTATCTAGCCTTGGTTTAACTGGTAAAGTGGCAGAAGAAGCATTAGATGCGGTTGGTATTACAACAAACAAAAATACTATTCCATACGACAAAGAAAGTCCATTTATTACAAGTGGTATCCGTATCGGTACAGCAGCTTCTACTACTCGTGGATTCGGCGAAGAAGAAGTGAAAGAAGTAGCGTCTATTATGGCTCTTACACTTAAAAACATTGGCAATGAAGAAAAAATGGAAGAAGCACGCCAACGCGTAGCAGCTTTAACGAAAAAATTCCCAATGTATCCAAATATGTAA
- a CDS encoding F0F1 ATP synthase subunit delta, with protein MSKTVVASRYAGALFELAKEQGKIDGIEGELRTVETVLGQTPNFFTVVNHPKITKENKKKLIKDTFGTSVSSYVLNLLFVLVDSHRIGIVKEVIASFYELANEERSIAEAYVYTVSPLTEEQTNTLRAMLSKRLDKKSVRIHNEVDKSIVGGVKIRVGNRILDGTVSTKLKRLERQLVSN; from the coding sequence ATGAGCAAAACGGTAGTAGCTAGTCGTTACGCAGGCGCTTTATTTGAACTTGCAAAAGAGCAAGGAAAAATTGATGGCATTGAGGGAGAGCTTCGTACAGTCGAAACGGTGCTTGGTCAAACACCAAACTTTTTCACGGTTGTCAACCATCCGAAAATTACGAAAGAAAACAAGAAAAAATTAATCAAAGATACATTCGGTACGTCTGTATCTAGTTATGTGTTAAATTTATTATTTGTTCTTGTGGACAGCCATCGTATTGGTATCGTAAAAGAAGTGATTGCTTCTTTCTACGAACTAGCAAACGAAGAGCGAAGCATTGCGGAAGCTTACGTATATACAGTAAGCCCATTAACAGAAGAACAAACAAATACGTTACGTGCTATGTTATCGAAACGTTTAGATAAAAAGTCCGTACGTATTCATAATGAAGTGGACAAAAGTATTGTAGGCGGTGTAAAAATCCGCGTAGGAAACCGCATTTTAGACGGTACAGTTAGTACAAAACTGAAACGCTTAGAGCGTCAATTAGTTTCTAACTAG
- the atpA gene encoding F0F1 ATP synthase subunit alpha, giving the protein MSIKAEEISALLKKQIENYEADIEVTDVGTIIQVGDGIARVHGLDNVMSGELVEFSNGVLGLAQNLEESNVGIVILGPYLDIKEGDEVKRTGRIMRVPVGEELLGRVVNPLGQPVDGLGPLNTTKTRPIENRAPGVMDRKSVHEPLQTGIKAIDALIPIGRGQRELIIGDRQTGKTSVAIDTILNQKDQDMICIYVAIGQKESTVRGVVETLRKHGALDYSIVVTASASQPAPLLYLAPYAGVSMAEEFMYNGKHVLIIYDDLTKQAMAYRELSLLLRRPPGREAYPGDVFYLHSRLLERAAKLSDAKGAGSITALPFIETQAGDVSAYIPTNVISITDGQIFLQSDLFFSGVRPAVNAGISVSRVGGSAQIKAMKKVSGTLRLDLASYRELEAFAQFGSDLDKATQAKLNRGARTVEVLKQGLHKPLRVEKQVAILYALTKGFLDDISVEDIQRFEEEYLTWLEHNKGELLDVIRTTGNLPEDADFKAAITEFKKTFAASK; this is encoded by the coding sequence ATGAGCATCAAAGCGGAAGAAATTAGTGCTTTACTAAAAAAGCAAATTGAAAATTATGAAGCAGATATCGAAGTAACGGATGTTGGTACGATAATCCAAGTCGGTGACGGAATCGCTCGTGTTCATGGTCTTGACAATGTAATGTCAGGTGAGCTAGTTGAATTTTCTAATGGTGTATTAGGACTTGCTCAAAACCTTGAAGAAAGTAACGTTGGTATCGTTATTTTAGGTCCATACCTTGACATTAAAGAAGGCGACGAAGTAAAACGTACAGGTCGCATCATGCGTGTGCCAGTAGGTGAAGAATTATTAGGACGTGTTGTAAACCCATTAGGTCAACCAGTAGATGGTTTAGGACCACTTAATACAACAAAAACTCGTCCAATCGAAAACCGCGCACCAGGAGTAATGGATCGTAAATCAGTACATGAACCATTACAAACAGGTATTAAAGCGATTGACGCATTAATTCCAATCGGTCGTGGTCAACGTGAGTTAATCATTGGGGACCGTCAAACAGGTAAAACATCTGTAGCGATCGACACAATTTTAAACCAAAAAGACCAAGATATGATTTGTATCTACGTTGCAATCGGTCAAAAAGAATCAACTGTTCGTGGTGTAGTGGAAACATTACGTAAACACGGTGCACTTGATTACTCTATCGTTGTAACAGCTAGTGCATCTCAACCAGCTCCATTATTATACTTAGCTCCATATGCTGGTGTATCCATGGCGGAAGAATTTATGTATAACGGGAAACACGTGTTAATCATCTATGATGACTTAACAAAACAAGCGATGGCTTATCGTGAACTTTCTCTATTACTTCGTCGTCCACCAGGTCGTGAAGCATATCCAGGGGATGTATTCTACTTACACTCTCGTTTATTAGAACGTGCTGCAAAACTTTCTGATGCAAAAGGTGCAGGTTCTATCACTGCATTACCTTTCATTGAAACACAAGCAGGGGACGTATCAGCATACATTCCAACAAACGTAATCTCTATTACAGACGGACAAATCTTCTTACAATCAGACTTGTTCTTCTCAGGGGTACGCCCAGCGGTTAACGCAGGTATCTCTGTATCACGTGTAGGTGGTTCAGCGCAAATTAAAGCGATGAAAAAAGTTTCTGGTACATTACGTCTAGACTTAGCATCTTACCGTGAATTAGAAGCGTTCGCACAATTCGGTTCAGACCTTGATAAAGCAACACAAGCGAAATTAAACCGTGGTGCACGTACTGTTGAAGTATTAAAGCAAGGGTTACACAAACCATTACGTGTTGAAAAACAAGTAGCAATTCTTTATGCGTTAACAAAAGGATTCTTAGATGATATTTCAGTAGAAGATATTCAACGTTTCGAAGAAGAATATCTAACTTGGTTAGAACATAACAAAGGTGAATTACTTGACGTTATTCGTACGACTGGTAACTTACCTGAAGATGCTGACTTTAAAGCAGCTATTACAGAATTCAAGAAAACATTCGCTGCATCTAAATAA
- the atpB gene encoding F0F1 ATP synthase subunit A, giving the protein MEHKNPMVYDAFGISGLNFNLSTVMMIIISSVLVFIIAVSATRSLSMRPTGAQNFFEMITDLVKNVIIKGTMDWKVGAYFLPLGLTLITYIFVSNMLGLPFSIQVDHTLWWKSPTADPTVTLTLAILMVVLTHFYGIKIRGAKAYLKTFVSPMKFLFPLKVIEEFANTLTLGLRLYGNIYAGEILLGLLAALMSSGALGAIGGIIPMLAWQAFSLFINVIQAFIFTMLTMVYMSHKVSEEH; this is encoded by the coding sequence GTGGAACATAAAAATCCTATGGTCTATGATGCATTTGGCATTTCGGGTTTAAACTTTAACCTATCTACAGTCATGATGATTATCATTTCAAGCGTATTAGTATTTATTATTGCTGTTTCTGCTACTCGTTCTCTTAGTATGAGACCAACAGGAGCGCAAAACTTTTTTGAAATGATTACAGACCTTGTGAAAAATGTCATCATTAAAGGAACAATGGATTGGAAAGTAGGGGCGTATTTCTTACCTTTAGGACTAACGCTTATTACATACATCTTTGTTTCGAATATGCTAGGGTTACCATTCTCTATTCAAGTAGATCATACGCTATGGTGGAAATCACCAACAGCTGATCCAACAGTTACATTAACATTAGCTATTTTAATGGTAGTACTCACTCACTTTTATGGAATTAAAATTCGCGGTGCGAAAGCCTATTTAAAAACTTTTGTTAGCCCGATGAAGTTTTTATTCCCATTAAAAGTAATTGAAGAGTTTGCGAACACATTAACATTAGGTCTCCGTCTTTACGGGAACATTTATGCAGGGGAAATCCTTTTAGGTTTACTTGCAGCGCTAATGTCAAGTGGAGCTTTAGGAGCTATCGGAGGTATTATTCCAATGTTAGCTTGGCAAGCATTTAGTTTATTTATCAACGTTATCCAAGCGTTCATTTTCACTATGTTAACAATGGTTTATATGTCTCATAAAGTAAGTGAAGAACATTAA
- a CDS encoding S8 family serine peptidase, whose amino-acid sequence MKRFVFVVCSMVLLFVSLQSVAYGHSMLFPMYHESFTYNGKVLTGKGIKVGIIDTGIDYNHPDLQKNYRGGYDFIDQDHDPMEGSTSDGSSTHGTHVAGIIAGDGVKKGVAPNAELYVYRALSSAGEGGTDTVVQAIEKAIEDKVDVLNLSLGNNLNIPDYPTTAALNKAVEQGMVVVVANGNSGPNFWTVGSPAVSEKAISVGAMSDAEQELSIQIGKSRVTLTPFSNAPMFQPTETLEVVDGGIGDWEQLKHAKNKVVLIERGRYTFDEKVRRAKKTGAVGVIMMNHKDGPFYGGVEQKVDIPVMSVTKGDGEQLKQAIAETTKKVQVERKQLGMQLATFSSKGPVVGTWTIKPDIVAPGVHVFSTVPTGYELMNGTSMAAPYITGACALLKEAHPDWANEEIKAALMNTGTILQASNGERYHALEQGAGRVRLQKAIDAKTIVTPGSFSFGQLDNEDVSTQTVALTIKNKENKEKIYTFSAEKQHGITFQFPEYIKLAANEEKTVEVDVIIDPKAANTVLRDAFFYIKSKQETMHVPFLYATKHIQYPSVMAFHFHYNQEEKNYAYEVYVPNGAKKITVDLYDMDTFLFVRSLDERSDMEAGVHKAVVTEEQVRGLKGAYLALLTIQTEQMTETIQTYISFE is encoded by the coding sequence GTGAAGCGGTTTGTTTTTGTGGTTTGTTCGATGGTGTTGTTGTTTGTGTCTTTGCAATCGGTTGCTTATGGTCACTCGATGTTGTTTCCAATGTACCATGAGTCGTTTACATACAACGGGAAAGTATTGACGGGGAAAGGGATTAAGGTCGGGATTATTGATACGGGGATTGATTATAACCATCCTGATTTACAAAAAAATTATCGTGGTGGATATGATTTTATTGATCAAGATCATGATCCGATGGAAGGAAGTACGTCGGATGGGTCTTCGACGCACGGTACGCATGTTGCAGGGATTATTGCGGGAGATGGTGTGAAAAAAGGAGTAGCACCGAATGCAGAGTTATACGTATACCGGGCGTTGAGTAGTGCCGGAGAAGGTGGAACGGATACAGTTGTACAAGCTATTGAAAAAGCGATCGAAGATAAAGTGGATGTGTTAAATTTGTCGCTTGGGAACAATTTGAATATTCCGGATTACCCGACGACTGCTGCGTTAAACAAAGCGGTGGAGCAAGGGATGGTTGTCGTTGTTGCGAACGGGAATAGTGGGCCAAATTTCTGGACGGTCGGTTCGCCAGCTGTGTCGGAAAAGGCGATTTCGGTTGGGGCGATGAGTGACGCGGAACAAGAATTAAGTATTCAAATTGGGAAAAGCCGTGTAACCCTTACACCATTTTCAAATGCCCCGATGTTTCAACCAACGGAAACATTAGAAGTCGTCGATGGCGGTATTGGTGACTGGGAACAATTAAAGCATGCGAAAAATAAAGTCGTTTTAATCGAACGTGGTCGGTATACGTTTGACGAAAAAGTGCGCCGTGCTAAAAAAACAGGAGCTGTTGGTGTGATTATGATGAATCATAAAGACGGTCCCTTTTACGGTGGTGTCGAACAGAAAGTTGATATTCCAGTTATGAGTGTGACAAAAGGGGACGGCGAGCAACTAAAACAAGCAATAGCAGAAACAACGAAGAAGGTACAGGTTGAACGGAAACAACTTGGGATGCAATTAGCGACGTTTAGCTCCAAAGGTCCGGTTGTCGGAACGTGGACGATTAAACCTGATATAGTAGCACCAGGTGTGCACGTGTTTAGTACAGTTCCAACTGGTTATGAATTAATGAATGGAACAAGTATGGCGGCTCCGTATATAACAGGTGCATGCGCGTTACTAAAAGAAGCACATCCAGATTGGGCGAATGAAGAAATAAAAGCAGCATTAATGAATACGGGTACGATTTTACAAGCATCCAACGGAGAACGGTATCATGCGTTAGAGCAAGGGGCGGGGAGAGTTCGACTTCAAAAAGCAATCGATGCGAAAACGATTGTGACACCAGGTTCTTTTTCCTTTGGTCAACTAGATAATGAAGATGTTTCAACGCAGACGGTCGCGTTAACGATAAAAAATAAAGAGAATAAAGAAAAAATCTATACATTTTCAGCTGAAAAACAACATGGAATCACGTTTCAATTTCCGGAGTATATCAAACTAGCAGCAAACGAAGAAAAAACAGTCGAAGTAGACGTAATCATTGATCCGAAAGCGGCGAATACGGTGTTGCGAGATGCTTTTTTCTATATAAAAAGTAAACAAGAAACGATGCATGTGCCATTTTTATATGCGACAAAACATATTCAATATCCTTCGGTGATGGCGTTTCATTTCCATTATAATCAAGAAGAAAAAAACTACGCATACGAAGTGTATGTTCCGAATGGAGCGAAAAAAATAACGGTTGATTTGTATGATATGGATACGTTTTTATTTGTCCGGTCATTGGATGAACGAAGCGATATGGAAGCAGGGGTACATAAAGCGGTTGTAACAGAGGAACAAGTTCGTGGATTAAAAGGGGCATATCTGGCACTTCTTACGATACAAACTGAGCAAATGACAGAAACTATCCAGACTTATATTTCTTTCGAATAA
- a CDS encoding ATP-binding cassette domain-containing protein, whose translation MESTAFLQVNNLEKKIKNNVVLYDINLQLHKGKIYGFRGKNGSGKTMLFRAICGLIRPTNGTIIIDQKKLGEEISFPESVGVLIEYPGFLADLTGFKNLKMIAEINNQIGESEIKEMITKVGLDPEDKRKFKKYSLGMKQRLGIAQALMEEPELLILDEPLNALDSGGIDLVKNLLMEMREKNKLILIASHDKEALELLSDEIFTIENGKIVDHIVRTEI comes from the coding sequence ATGGAGTCGACTGCTTTTTTACAGGTTAATAATTTAGAGAAGAAAATAAAAAATAATGTCGTATTATATGATATAAATTTGCAACTACATAAAGGGAAAATTTATGGTTTTCGGGGGAAAAATGGGTCTGGGAAGACGATGTTATTCCGTGCTATTTGCGGGTTAATCAGACCGACAAATGGAACAATAATAATAGATCAAAAGAAGTTAGGTGAAGAAATTTCTTTTCCAGAAAGCGTAGGGGTACTTATTGAATATCCAGGATTCCTTGCTGATTTAACCGGTTTTAAGAACTTAAAGATGATTGCCGAAATTAATAATCAAATTGGTGAGAGCGAAATTAAAGAAATGATTACCAAGGTAGGGTTAGATCCAGAAGATAAAAGGAAATTTAAGAAATATTCGTTAGGAATGAAGCAAAGGCTGGGGATTGCACAAGCTTTAATGGAGGAACCAGAGCTACTTATTTTAGATGAGCCTTTGAATGCTTTAGATTCTGGAGGGATTGATTTAGTTAAGAATTTATTAATGGAAATGAGAGAAAAAAATAAGCTTATTTTAATAGCGAGTCATGATAAAGAAGCCCTTGAGCTACTTTCTGATGAAATATTTACCATTGAAAACGGAAAAATTGTGGATCATATAGTAAGAACGGAGATATGA
- the upp gene encoding uracil phosphoribosyltransferase, translated as MSKLVILDHPLIQHKLTIIRDKDTGTKEFRELVDEVAMLMAFEISRDFPVEDVEIETPVATTTCKRLAGKKVGLVPILRAGLGMVDGVIKLIPAAKVGHIGLYRDPETLKPIEYYVKLPTDVAEREFIVIDPMLATGGSASEAIRSLKKRGAKHIKLMCLVAAPEGVNVIQEEHPDVDIYLAALDEKLNDHGYIVPGLGDAGDRLFGTK; from the coding sequence TTGTCAAAATTAGTTATTTTAGATCATCCGTTAATCCAGCACAAGTTGACGATCATTCGAGATAAAGATACAGGTACGAAAGAATTTCGCGAATTAGTCGACGAAGTAGCAATGTTAATGGCGTTTGAAATTTCACGTGATTTTCCTGTGGAAGATGTAGAAATTGAAACACCCGTCGCAACGACAACATGTAAGCGCTTAGCGGGTAAAAAAGTAGGCTTAGTGCCGATTTTACGCGCAGGACTTGGCATGGTAGATGGTGTGATTAAATTAATTCCAGCAGCAAAAGTAGGACATATCGGGTTATATCGTGACCCTGAAACATTAAAACCAATAGAGTATTATGTAAAATTACCAACAGACGTAGCAGAACGCGAATTTATCGTCATTGACCCAATGCTTGCAACAGGTGGATCAGCATCAGAAGCTATCCGTTCATTAAAAAAACGCGGGGCAAAACATATTAAATTAATGTGTCTTGTAGCTGCACCAGAAGGGGTAAACGTTATTCAAGAAGAACATCCAGACGTAGATATTTACTTAGCAGCGTTAGATGAAAAACTAAACGATCACGGATACATCGTCCCTGGATTAGGAGACGCGGGCGACCGTTTATTTGGAACAAAATAA
- a CDS encoding ATP synthase subunit I, with product MTIQTVGEEKGPFEEKRLLKRYLGWMFNFLALYVIGYAITPYKEHFAGLLLGGIFSLFLLILTYRRVKTFTYAIASKERPRPLGTLIRYALAVLAVAIALEYPQYFHWVTVVVGLLTAYIIIFIDILIQVFKSRSNAKER from the coding sequence ATGACGATCCAAACAGTAGGGGAAGAAAAAGGGCCATTTGAGGAAAAACGATTGCTAAAACGTTATCTAGGATGGATGTTTAATTTCTTAGCTTTATATGTCATTGGATACGCCATTACTCCTTACAAAGAACATTTTGCTGGCTTACTCCTCGGTGGAATCTTCAGTTTATTCTTACTTATCTTGACGTATCGTCGTGTGAAAACGTTCACTTATGCGATTGCAAGTAAAGAAAGACCGAGACCACTCGGTACACTTATCCGATATGCTTTAGCTGTTCTAGCTGTGGCAATCGCGTTGGAATATCCACAATACTTTCATTGGGTAACCGTGGTAGTGGGGTTACTAACAGCCTACATTATCATTTTTATAGATATACTCATTCAGGTTTTTAAATCACGTTCAAATGCGAAAGAGAGGTGA
- a CDS encoding AtpZ/AtpI family protein, whose translation MSDPNKNPLRAMALMSAIVSQLAGAVLIGVFGGKWLDEFFHTAPFLLIVGLLLGLATGVFSTILTIKKFLGEDQT comes from the coding sequence GTGTCAGATCCAAACAAAAATCCATTGCGTGCAATGGCGTTAATGTCTGCTATTGTGTCACAATTAGCAGGAGCAGTTTTAATTGGAGTATTCGGAGGAAAATGGCTTGATGAATTTTTTCATACTGCGCCATTTTTATTAATTGTAGGCCTCCTTTTAGGGCTAGCAACCGGTGTATTTAGTACAATACTTACCATTAAAAAGTTTTTAGGGGAAGATCAAACATGA
- the atpE gene encoding F0F1 ATP synthase subunit C: MSLGVLAAAIAIGLSALGAGIGNGLIVGRTVEGIARQPELRGTLMVTMFIGIALVEALPIIGVVIAFITLNR; this comes from the coding sequence ATGTCATTAGGCGTATTAGCAGCTGCTATTGCAATTGGTTTATCAGCTTTAGGTGCAGGTATTGGTAACGGTCTTATCGTAGGTCGTACAGTAGAAGGGATTGCTCGTCAACCAGAATTACGTGGTACTTTAATGGTTACAATGTTCATCGGGATCGCGTTAGTTGAGGCGCTTCCAATTATCGGTGTAGTTATCGCGTTTATCACATTAAACAGATAA